From a single Centropristis striata isolate RG_2023a ecotype Rhode Island chromosome 14, C.striata_1.0, whole genome shotgun sequence genomic region:
- the snrnp40 gene encoding U5 small nuclear ribonucleoprotein 40 kDa protein — translation MIEPMKRPADMAVVPTAVKRPRTELVAAAQSQQLVAMGPPRSSSLQAPIMLMSGHEGEVYCCKFHPNGATLASSGFDRLILMWNVYGDCDNYATLKGHSGAVMDLHYNTDGSLLFSASTDKTVGVWDSETGERIKRLKGHTSFVNTCYPARRGPQLVCTGSDDGTVKLWDIRKKGAIHTFQNTYQVLAVTFNDTSDQILSGGIDNDIKVWDLRQNKLIYNMHGHGDSVTGLSLSSEGSYLLSNSMDNTVRIWDVRPFAPKERCVKIFQGNVHNFEKNLLRCSWSTDGSKIAAGSADRFVYIWDTTSRRILYKLPGHAGSVNDVAFHPEEPIVLSGSSDKRLYMGEIQ, via the exons ATGATTGAACCTATGAAGAGACCGGCGGACATGGCGGTGGTTCCCACGGCCGTGAAGCGGCCCCGGACGGAGCTGGTGGCGGCGGCTCAGTCCCAACAACTCGTGGCCATG GGTCCCCCAAGGAGCTCCAGCCTGCAGGCTCCCATCATGCTGATGTCTGGCCACGAGGGCGAAGTCTACTGCTGCAAGTTCCATCCCAACGGAGCCACGCTGGCCTCCTCAGGATTTGACAGGCTTATAT TGATGTGGAATGTGTATGGAGATTGTGACAATTACGCCACTCTGAAGGGCCACAGTGGAGCAGTGATGGATCTGCACTACAACACAGATGGCAG CCTGCTGTTTTCAGCGAGCACAGACAAGACTGTGGGTGTATGGGacagtgagacaggtgagaggaTCAAGCGTCTGAAGGGCCACACCTCCTTCGTCAACACCTGCTACCCGGCTCGCCGAGGGCCCCAGCTCGTCTGCACCGGCAGCGATGACGGGACAGTGAAG CTGTGGGATATTCGTAAGAAAGGGGCGATCCACACTTTCCAGAACACCTACCAGGTGCTGGCCGTGACATTCAACGACACCAGTGATCAGATCCTGTCAGGAGGCATTGACAATGACATCAAG GTGTGGGACCTGAGGCAGAACAAGCTGATCTACAATATGCACGGACACGGTGACTCAGTAACCGGACTCAGCCTGAGCTCCGAGGGGTCATACCTTCTCTCAAACTCCATGGACAACACAG tGCGTATTTGGGATGTCCGACCTTTTGCACCCAAGGAGAGGTGTGTGAAGATTTTCCAGGGCAACGTTCACAACTTTGAGAAG AATCTACTGAGGTGCTCCTGGTCGACTGATGGCAGTAAGATAGCTGCTGGCTCCGCTGACAG ATTTGTGTATATCTGGGACACCACATCACGTAGAATCCTCTACAAGCTTCCGGGCCACGCCGGCTCAGTCAACGACGTGGCCTTTCACCCAGAGGAGCCCATAG TGCTGTCTGGCTCCAGTGATAAGCGGCTCTACATGGGAGAAATTCAGTAG
- the zcchc17 gene encoding nucleolar protein of 40 kDa, which produces MSDSDGPAQEPAGLDGLPPMHSISKGEVVSVQAYGAFVRLPGYKKEGLVHVSEMSASRVESASEIVDVGEQVWIKVIGREIRDDKVKLSFSMKAVNQGTGRDLDPNNVMAEQDARRRKKFRDHTGNRITLEAVLNTTCSKCGCKGHFTKDCFSAPGLQYALLPEEEDEEPRQPQQPQQQTSTVAPQQDSDKKKKKKKEKKMKKKRKRERKESDSDSSSSSSSDECKSKRRRRDHTHDREDKKKKKHKKHRSHKHS; this is translated from the exons ATGTCGGACAGTGATGGCCCAGCACAAGAGCCTGCTGGACTGGATGGCCTGCCACCAATGCACAGCATTTCAAAGGGAGAAGTGGTCTCTGTGCAGGCCTACGGAGCCTTCGTCAGACTGCCAGGATACAAGAAGGAAG GTCTGGTACATGTGAGCGAGATGTCGGCCTCCCGGGTTGAGAGTGCCTCAGAGATTGTCGATGTGGGGGAACAGGTGTGGATTAAAGTCATCGGGAGAGag ATTCGGGATGACAAGGTGAAGTTATCCTTCTCAATGAAAGCTGTCAATCAGGGAACGGGGCGGGACTTGGACCCGAACAATGTTATGGCTGA GCAGGATGCGAGGCGTCGTAAGAAGTTTAGAGATCACACTGGCAACAGGATCACACTGGAGGCTGTACTCAACACGACATGCTCAAAGTGCGGCTGCAAGg GTCACTTCACAAAGGACTGCTTCTCTGCTCCGGGCTTGCAGTACGCTCTTCTTcctgaagaggaggatgaagagccACGGCAGCCACAGCAGCCACAGCAGCAGACCTCCACAGTTGCACCACAGCAAGACTcagacaaaaagaagaagaaaaagaag gagaagaaaatgaagaagaagaggaagagggagaggaaggagtCGGACagcgacagcagcagcagcagcagcagtgacgAGTGCAAATCCAAGAGGAGGCGCCGCGACCACACGCACGACAGAGaggacaaaaagaagaagaaacacaagAAGCACAGATCGCACAAACACAGCTGA
- the fabp3 gene encoding fatty acid-binding protein, heart, producing the protein MAEAFVGTWNLKESVNFDGYMKELGVGMATRAVANLTKPTTIILVDGDTVTVKTQSTMKNTEVSFKLGEEFDETTADDRKVKSTVTVDDGKLVHVQKWKGKETSLVREVNGNSLVLTLTLNDVVCTRNYEKAE; encoded by the exons ATGGCTGAAGCTTTCGTTGGCACATGGAACCTCAAGGAAAGCGTTAACTTTGATGGTTACATGAAGGAGCTGG GTGTTGGCATGGCCACACGTGCAGTTGCTAACCTGACCAAGCCCACCACCATCATCCTAGTGGACGGCGACACGGTGACGGTGAAGACCCAGAGCACCATGAAGAACACAGAGGTCTCCTTCAAGCTGGGAGAGGAGTTTGACGAGACCACTGCCGATGACAGGAAAGTTAAG TCCACTGTAACGGTAGATGATGGGAAGTTGGTGCACGTACAGAAGTGGAAAGGCAAAGAGACCAGTCTGGTCAGGGAAGTCAATGGAAACTCCCTCGTACTG ACGCTTACACTTAATGATGTCGTTTGCACACGTAACTACGAGAAGGCAGAGTAA
- the nkain1 gene encoding sodium/potassium-transporting ATPase subunit beta-1-interacting protein 1, with product MGKCDGRCTLLVICSLQLVAALQRQVFDFLGYQWAPILANFLHIMAVILGMFGTVQFRFRYLIFYAVWLFLWVGWNSFIICFYLEVGNLSQDRDFLMTFNTSLHRSWWMEHGPGCLVTLVLDSRMAPDDHHVITVSGCLLDYQYIEVLSSAIQILLALFGFVYACYVSKVFQDDEDSFDFIGGFDSYGYQPPQKSSHLQLQPLYTAG from the exons ATGGGGAAGTGCGACGGAAGATGCACGCTGCTGGTGATATGTTCACTGCAgttg GTGGCGGCCCTCCAGAGGCAGGTGTTTGATTTTCTGGGCTACCAATGGGCTCCCATCCTGGCCAACTTCCTGCACATCATGGCTGTCATCCTGGGCATGTTTGGCACCGTGCAGTTTCGCTTCAGATACCTTATCTTT tATGCAGTATGGCTGTTCCTCTGGGTGGGCTGGAACTCGTTCATTATCTGTTTCTACCTGGAGGTTGGAAACCTGTCTCAG gacCGAGACTTCCTCATGACGTTCAACACATCCCTGCATCGTTCATGGTGGATGGAGCACGGTCCTGGTTGCCTGGTCACGCTGGTGCTGGACTCTCGCATGGCCCCTGACGACCACCATGTCATCACTGTCTCCGGGTGTCTCCTCGACTACCAGTACATAGAGGTGTTGAGTTCAGCCATTCAGATCCTATTGGCG CTGTTTGGCTTCGTATACGCCTGCTATGTGAGCAAAGTCTTCCAGGATGACGAGGACAGCT TTGATTTCATCGGTGGCTTTGACTCGTACGGCTACCAACCTCCTCAGAAGTCCTCCCATCTGCAACTGCAGCCTCTTTACAC